The DNA region TCTGGTGCTGCAGTATTTCGGCCCACTCTGCTTCATATTCATATGCTACTTCAAGGTAAGGAAACCGTTGGCCCCATCCCCAGTTGTTTCCCTTTTTACCTCCTTTATATAGACTTCCCCAGGTGCATGTTGTACTTGGACTCATCCTTTGCTTCCTTCATAGATATACATTCGCTTGAAAAGGAGAAACAACATGATGGACAAGATCAGGGACAGTAAGTACAGGTCCAGTGAGACCAAACGAATCAATATCATGTTGCTCTCCATTGTGGTCGCCTTCGCGGTCTGCTGGCTGCCCCTTACCATCTTCAACACTGTGTTCGACTGGAACCACCAGATCATTGCCACTTGCAACCACAATCTGCTGTTTCTGCTCTGCCACCTCACGGCCATGATCTCCACCTGTGTCAACCCCATCTTTTATGGATTCCTGAACAAAAACTTCCAGAGAGACTTGCAGTTCTTTTTCAACTTTTGTGACTTCAGGTCTCGAGATGATGACTATGAGACCATAGCCATGTCTACCATGCATACCGACGTGTCCAAGACTTCTCTGAAGCAGGCAAGCCCAGTcgcatttaaaaaaatcagtatgaATGACAATGAAAAAGTCTGAAGCTGCTCAGAACATACGGTCCCAGGCTCTATCTGTGGAAAGACAAGCACAGAC from Mastomys coucha isolate ucsf_1 unplaced genomic scaffold, UCSF_Mcou_1 pScaffold22, whole genome shotgun sequence includes:
- the Npy1r gene encoding neuropeptide Y receptor type 1 isoform X2 gives rise to the protein MDSNIWNKNLLVAVMCLPFTFVYTLMDHWVFGETMCKLNPFVQCVSITVSIFSLVLIAVERHQLIINPRGWRPSNRHAYIGITVIWVLAVASSLPFVIYQVLTDEPFQNVSLAAFKDKYVCFDKFPSDSHRLSYTTLLLVLQYFGPLCFIFICYFKIYIRLKRRNNMMDKIRDSKYRSSETKRINIMLLSIVVAFAVCWLPLTIFNTVFDWNHQIIATCNHNLLFLLCHLTAMISTCVNPIFYGFLNKNFQRDLQFFFNFCDFRSRDDDYETIAMSTMHTDVSKTSLKQASPVAFKKISMNDNEKV